A stretch of DNA from Hydrogenophaga sp. SL48:
GACTCCACAGCCTTCTTCAGATCGGCGTCGATCGCGGGGTAGTCCAGGATCGCCTTGGGGTGCACGCCGATGTTGTTGTTGATGATGAATTCCAGGCGCGCCAGGCCGACGCCGCCGTTGGGAATCTGCGCGAAGTCGAACGCCAGCTGGGGGTTGCCCACGTTCATCATGATCTTCACGTCCACCTCGGGCATGGCGCCGCGCTTCACTTCGGTGATCTCGGTTTCGAGCAGGCCGTCGTAGATGTGGCCGGTGTCACCCTCGGCGCAGCTGACCGTGACCAGCGTGCCGTCCTTCAGGTGGTCGGTAGCGTTGCCGCAGCCCACCACGGCAGGAATGCCCAGCTCGCGCGCGATGATGGCGGCGTGGCAGGTGCGGCCACCGCGGTTGGTGACGATGGCGCTGGCGCGCTTCATCACCGGTTCCCAGTTCGGGTCGGTCATGTCGGTCACCAGCACGTCGCCGGGCTGCACCTTGTCCATCTCGCTGATGTTGTGCACCAGGCGCACCGGGCCGGTGCCGACCTTCTGGCCGATGGCGCGGCCCGAGGCCAGCACGGCGCCCTTGCCCTTGAGCTTGTAGCGCACCTCGGTCTTGCCGGCGGCCTGGCTCTTCACCGTTTCAGGCCGGGCCTGCAGGATGTAGAGCTGGCCGTCGGTGCCGTCCTTGCCCCACTCGATGTCCATCGGGCGGCCGTAGTGCTGCTCGATCACCAGCGCGTAGTGCGCCAGTTGCTCGACGTCGGCATCGGTCAGGCTGTAGCGGTTGCGCTGCTCGACCGGCACGTCCACCGTCTTCACCAGCTTGCCCTTGAGCGCGCTGTCACCGGCCTTTTCTTCGGCCGTGGTGAACGTCATCTGGATCAGCTTGGAGCCCAGGTTCCGGCGAATCAGCGCGCGCTTGCCGGCCTTGAGCATGGGCTTGTGCACGTAGAACTCGTCGGGGTTCACGGCGCCCTGCACCACCGTCTCGCCCAGGCCGTAGCTGGAGGTGATGAAGACCACGTCTTCAAAGCCGGACTCGGTGTCGATGGTGAACATCACGCCGGCCGCGCCGGTGTCGGAGCGCACCATGCGCTGCACGCCGGCCGACAGGGCCACGTCGGCGTGGGCGAAGCCCTTGTGCACGCGGTAGCTGATGGCGCGGTCGTTGTACAGCGAGGCAAACACCTCTTTCATCTTGTGCAGCACTTCGTCGATGCCGTGCACGTTGAGGAAGGTCTCCTGCTGGCCGGCGAACGAAGCGTCCGGCAGGTCTTCGGCGGTGGCCGAGGACCGCACGGCAAAGGTGGCTTTGTCGTTGTCACCCACCAGCGTGACGAACGCCTCGCGGATGGCTTTTTCGAGGTCGGCCGGGAACGGCTGGTTTTCCACCATGGCCCGGATCGCGGCACCGGCCTCGGCCAGGGCGCGCACGTCTTCGGTGTCCAGCGCGTCCAGGCGGGCATTGATGCGCTCGGTCAGGCCGTCGTACTGGAGAAACTCGCGGAAGGCGTGCGCCGTGGTGGCGAAGCCGGTGGGCACCTTCACGCCGCTGGGCAATTGCGAAATCATCTCGCCGAGGCTGGCGTTCTTGCCGCCGACGGCTTCGACGTCGCTCATTCGCAGTTTTTCGAAGGGGACGACCAGATCGGTCGCGCCAAACAGGTTGGACATGGGAAGACTCCTAAGGTTAAAAAACCGGGAATGCCATGCGCCAGCGGGTGACCTGTGGTTCTGTTGTGGGTCGTGCACCGGGCAAGGGGCAACAATCTGGGCGACGGGGAACCAGGATAATGGTTACCAACCGAGTACATGATTGTAGGGGGCCGACCCGCGCCAGGCACGCCGGCAGAAGCCCGAAGCCTGAATTCAGCTGACGGCTTCCCTGAAATTTTTTCCAAACCTCCGCGCCCGTCCACCATGCCCAACCGCACCGTTTTCTTCATCTCCGACGGCACCGGCATCACCGCCGAGACCTTTGGCAACGCCATCCTGGCGCAGTTCGAGACCGAGGTGCGGCGGGTGCGCCTGCCGTTTCTGGACAGTGTGGACAAGGCCCACCAGGCGGTTCGCCAGATCAACCACACGGCCGAGGTCGAGGGCCGACGCCCGCTGGTCTTCGCCACCGTGGTCAACATGGAGGTGCTGGCGGTGGTGAAGGCGCACTGCACCGGCATGATGCTCGACATGTTCGGCACCTTCGTGGAGCCGCTGGAAGACGAGCTGGGCATCAAGTCCAACCACCGCGTCGGGCGCTTCTCGGACGCGTCCAAGAGCAAGGAATACAACGACCGCATCGAGGCGATCAACTTTTCGCTCATGCACGACGACGGACAGAGCCACAGCGATCTGGCGGGCTCGGACGTGATCCTGGTCGGTGTGAGCCGCAGCGGCAAGACCCCCACCTCGCTCTACCTAGCCATGCAGCACGGCCTGAAGGCGTCGAACTACCCGCTGATCCCGGAAGACTTTGACCGCCGCAAGCTGCCCCCGGCCCTGGTGCCGCACCGCAAGAAGATCTTCGGCCTCACGATCGCACCGGAACGCCTGAGCGAGATCCGCAACGAACGCCGCCCCAACTCGCGCTACGCGAGCCTGGAGAATTGCCGCGCGGAGGTGAACGAGGCCGAAGCCATGATGCGTCGCGAGGGCATCCGCTGGCTGTCCACCACCACCAAGTCGATCGAAGAAATCGCCACCACCATCCTGCAGGAAATCCGGCCGGAGCGGCTGGCGTACTGAGCGCTCATTCGGGGCGGGTCTGATGCATTCAGACATTACGCACGTCTGACAAAACGCACGATCACACCCTAGGGAAAGTCCCCCCTCCGCAAGGAAGCGCGTGCACGTTTGGGTAAGTGCACCGTAAGTGGTGAGTCCTACTCTGCCTTCTGTTCAAACCCACAGAAGGAGACGGTATGGAAAATGATCTGGTTCAACGGATTGCAAGCAATCCGAAATACCAGGAGCTCAAGGCCAAGCGATCCAGCTTTGGCTGGTGGCTGACGCTGGCGATGATGGTCGTGTATTACGGCTTTATCCTGCTCGTGGCCTTCAACAAAGAGTTCCTCTCTCAGAAAATCGGCACCGGCGTAATGACCATGGGCATTCCCATCGGCTTCGGCGTCATCGTGTTCACCATCGTGATCACGGCCATCTACGTCAAGCGCGCCAACACCGAGTTTGACGAGCTGTCCAATGCAGTGACCAAGGCGGTGATGAAATGAACCTCTTCAACAACCACACACGCCGCGTCCTGACGCTGCTCGCGCTGTTTGGCGTCTCATTTGCGGCCTGGTCGGCCGGCGCCGACCTCGGGCAGGCTGAAAAGCAGGCCACCAACTGGACGGCCATCACGATGTTTGCCCTGTTTGTGGTGGGCACGCTGTTCATCACCAAGTGGGCCGCGGCCAAGACGAAGAGCGCCTCCGACTTCTACACCGCGGGCGGTGGCATCACCGGCTTCCAGAACGGCCTGGCGATTGCGGGTGACTACATGTCGGCCGCCTCGTTCCTCGGTATTTCCGCGGCCGTGATGGCCAGCGGTTTTGACGGCCTGATCTACTCCATCGGCTTCCTGGTCGGCTGGCCGGTGATCACCTTCCTGATGGCCGAGCGCCTGCGCAACCTGGGCAAGTTCACCTTCGCCGACGTGGCCGCGTTCCGCTTCAACCAGACACCGGTTCGCATCTTTGCGGCCTCCGGCACGCTGGTCGTGGTGGCCTTCTACCTGATCGCCCAGATGGTCGGTGCCGGTCAGCTGATCAAGCTGCTCTTCGGTCTCGAGTACTACATCGCCGTGATCATCGTGGGCGCGCTGATGATGGTCTATGTGCTGTTCGGTGGCATGACGGCCACCACCTGGGTGCAGATCATCAAGGCCTGCCTGTTGCTGGGTGGCGCTTCCTTCATGGCCTTCATGGTGCTGTGGCACTTCGGCTTCAGCCCCGAAGCGATGTTCGCCAAGGCCGTGGAAATCAAGGCCGCCCTCGCCGGCCCCGCCAAGACCGCGGCACTGGCCGCGGCTGAAGCGGCGAGCGCCACGGCAACGACGCCGGAAGCTGCCGCCAAAGCCGCCACGGATCTGGCCACGGCCACCGCCATGGACCCCGAAAAGATCGGTTTCTCGATCATGGGCCCGGGCAACTTCGTGAAAGACCCCATCTCTGCCATCAGCTTCGGCATGGCACTGATGTTCGGCACCGCCGGCCTGCCCCACATCCTGATGCGCTTCTTCACCGTGCCCAGCGCCAAGGAAGCACGCAAGTCGGTGATGTGGGCCACAGGCTGGATCGGCTACTTCTACCTGCTGACGTTCATCATCGGCTTCGGTGCCATCACCTTCGTGCTGACCAACCCGCAGTTCCTGGACGCCAAGGGCGCCCTGCTGGGAGGCAACAACATGGCGGCGGTGCACCTGGCCAACGCCGTCGGCGGCAACGTGTTCCTGGGCTTCATCTCGGCCGTGGCATTCGCGACCATCCTCGCGGTGGTGGCGGGCCTGACGCTGTCCGGTGCCTCGGCCGTGTCGCACGACATCTACGCCACGGTGATCAAGAAGGGCAAGGCCGACAGCGCATCCGAACTGCGTGTGTCGAAGATCACCACGATCTGCCTCGGCATCGTGGCCGTGGTGCTGGGCATTGCCTTCGAGAAGCAGAACATCGCCTTCATGGTGTCGCTGGCCTTCGCGATCGCCGCCTCGGCGAACTTCCCGGTGCTGTTCATGAGCGTGCTGTGGAAAGACTGCACGACCAAGGGCGCCGTGATCGGTGGCTTCCTGGGCCTGATCTCGTCGGTGGCGCTGACCATCGTGTCGCCCTCGGTGTGGGAAGCCACGCTGGGCAACCCCAAAGGCTCGGCCTGGTTCCCCTACACCTCGCCGGCCCTGTTCTCCATGACCATCGGCTTCGTGGGCATCTGGCTGTTCTCCATGCTGGACCGCAGCGAGCGGGCCAAGATCGATCGCGCCGGCTTCCTGGCCCAGCAGGTTCGCTCGGAGACCGGCATCGGCGCTTCCGGTGCCTCGGGTCACTGACCTCCTGAGCAGCGGACCTGGTCCGCCAGAAAGCACAAAGCCGCTGGGTCGCCCCAGCGGCTTTTTTCATGCCTTCGGCCGAACGATCAGGCGGCCACGGCTTCGGCCGGCACCGGCTGGCGGATCAGGTGGTCGAAGGCGCTGAGCGCGGCCTTGGCGCCCTCGCCGGCAGCGATCACGATCTGTTTGTACGGCACGGTGGTGCAGTCACCCGCAGCGAACACGCCCGCCACATTGGTGTGGCCCTTGGCGTCCACCACGATCTCGCCGAAGCGGCTGAGCTCCACCGTACCCTTGAGGAACTCGGTGTTGGGCACCAGGCCGATCTGCACGAACACGCCTTCCAGCGGCACCAGGTGCTCTTCGTTGGTCGCGCGGTCCTTGTATTTCAGGCCGTTGACCTTGCCGTCGGCGCCGGTGATCTCGGTGGTCTGCGCGTTCACGTGGATCGTCACGTTGGGCAGGCTTTTCAGCTTGCTCACCAGCACGGCGTCGGCTTTGAGCTGGTCGGCGAACTCGACCAGGGTCACATGCTGCACGATGCCGGCCAGGTCGATGGCAGCTTCCACACCCGAGTTGCCACCGCCGATGACCGCCGTGCGCTTACCCTTGAACAGCGGGCCATCGCAATGCGGGCAATAGGCCACGCCCTTGTTCTTGTATTCCTGCTCGCCGGGCACGTTGACGTTGCGCCAGCGAGCGCCGGTGGAGAGGATCACGCTGCGTGCCTGCAGCACGCCGCCATTGGCCATCTGCACAGCCACCAGGCCGCCCGGCTCTTCAGCGGGGATGATCCTGTCGGCGCGCTGCAGGTTCATGATGTCCACCTCGTAGTGGCGCACCTGGGCTTCGAGCGCGGCGGCGAACTTGGGGCCGTCGGTCTCCAGCACCGAGATGTAGTTTTCGATCGCCATGGTGTCGTTGACCTGGCCACCGAAACGCTCGGCCGCCACACCCACGCGGATGCCCTTGCGGGCCGCATACACGGCGGCCGCAGCACCGGCCGGGCCACCGCCGACGATCAACACATCAAACGGATCCTTGGCATTGAGTTTGGCGGCTTCGCGGTCGCCCGAATGGGTGTCCAGCTTGGCGACGATTTCCTCAACCGTCATGCGGCCAGAGCCGAACACCTTGCCGTTCAGGAACACCATGGGCACGGCCATGATGCCGCGCTCGGTCACTTCCTGCTGGAAAGCGCCGCCCTCGATCACCACGGTCTTGACCTTGGGATTGAAGATCGCCATCAAGGAGAGCGCCTGCACCACGTCCGGACAGTTGTGGCAGGTCAGGGACATGTAGACCTCGAAGCTGAAGTCACCCTGAGCACCTGGATCAAGCGCCTTGATCGACTCGATCACGTCGGCCTCGACCTTGGGCGGGTGGCCGCCGGTCCACAACAGCGCGAGCACCAGCGAAGTGAACTCGTGGCCCAGCGGCAGACCAGCAAAGCGCACGCCCTGGGTTTCACCGTCACGGGCCACCACGAACGAAGGCTTGCGCGCATCGTCGCCCGACGTGTCCAGCGTGACCTTATCCGACAACGAAACGATGTCGTCCAGCAGACCACGCATCTCGGTGCCGGTGTCGCTGTCGTCCAGCGAAGCGATCAACCGGATCGGTTGGCGCAGCATGCCCAAATACTGCTGGAGCTGGGATTTCAAAGTGGCGTCAAGCATGGCGGACTCCTGAAGAAAAGAAAAAAGCTGGATGTGCGGAACCAATGCCGCTGGTGCATGAGCCACCGCTCGTGACGGAAGCCCATGAGGCAGCGGTACTGCCAGAAGAGAAAGGGAGACAACCGCAACCTCGGAGGATCGCGCTGCAGTTCACCCAGAACGCGGCGGAACTGGCTTTGCCAGGCCGCTCGCGTTGTCCCCCTGGGGGGAAGACGCGCCGCAAGGCGCGGCGCAGGGGGGTTTAGATCTTCCCGACGAGTTCCAGCGAAGGAGCGATCGTCTTCGCGCCTTCGTTCCACTTGGCCGGGCACACCTGGCCGGGGTTGGCGGCGGTGTACTGGGCGGCCTTCAGCTTGCGCAGGGTTTCCTTGACGTCGCGGGCGATTTCGTTGGAGTGGATCTCGGCGGTCTTGATGATGCCGTCGGGATTGATCACGAACGTGCCGCGCAAGGCCAGGCCTTCTTCGGGGATGTGCACGCCAAACGCGTTGGTCAGGGTGTGGGTCGGGTCGCCGACCAGGGGGAACTTGGCCTTGCCCACGGCAGGGCTGGTTTCGTGCCACACCTTGTGCGAGAAGTGCGTGTCGGTCGTGACGATGTAGACCTCGGCGCCGGCCTTCTGGAACTCGGCGTAGTTGTCGGCAGCGTCTTCCACTTCGGTCGGACAGTTGAAGGTGAAGGCGGCCGGCATGAAGATCAGGACCGACCACTTGCCCTTCAGGCTTTCGTCGGAGACTTCGATGAACTTGCCGTTGTGGAAGGCCTGGGTCTTGAAGGGCTGGACTGCAGTGTTGATCAGGGACATGGTGTTTCCTTGGTTGAGGTGGGGGAGACGGTCATCGGAAGCTGAAAAACTACTCGATGGGGCGAATCATAGATCACAGCTATCAATTGCTCGAATTGATAGTCCTTATGAAGCCGATAGCTTTTGTTGCTCTGCAGCATGGCGACGGCAGTTGCACCCACCCGACGTGACCAGGGGCACCGGGGCACACCCTGTTGGTCGGCTGCTACAAAAAAGCAGGAATGAGGTTTCTCTGGCGTTAATTTATTGCGAATCGTTCGTGTTTGCAATAGCATGAATATTCCAGCCAGCCACAGCGCCGCGCGTTGAAGCCAGCCGACAACCCGATCACCCGATGCTTCAATGTCCCAACGCCCCAAAACCCCGCGCAACGGCAGCACCCTCCCCTCCTCCACCGCACCGAGCGTGATGCTCCCCCTGGGTGCCATGCTGCTCGCCGGCTCCTTCAACGCCCTCGCCCAGACCGCGCCGAGCAGCCCCGAGACCACCCTGCCCACCGTCGTGGTGCGTGAACAGGCCATGGCCCCCGAAGGCAAAGACGCCCTTCAGGCCACCGAGACCACCATCGGCAAGGGCAAGCAGCAGCTGCGCGACATCCCGCAATCGGTGACCGTGGTGACCGAAAAGCTGATCGACGACCGCAACCTCGACACCCTGAAGGAAGCCCTCAAGAACACCGCCGGCATCACCTTCCTCGCGGCCGAAGGCGGCGAGGAAGACATCCGCCTGCGCGGCTTCGCGCTGCAGGCCACCGGCGACCTGTTCATCGACGGCATGCGCGACCCCGCGATCTACGACCGCGACACCTTCAACCTCGACCGCATGGAAGTGCTGCGCGGCTCGGCCTCGATGCTGTTCGGCCGTGGCTCCACCGGCGGCGCCGTCAATCAGGTCAGCAAGCTGCCGCGCCTGATCGACGAACACCAGGTCGATCTGACCCTGGGCAACCACAAGTACGTGCGCGCCACCGGTGACTTCAACATCAAGACCGGCGAGAGCGCCGCGCTGCGCCTGAACGCCATGGCCACCAAAGCCGACAACAACGGCAGCGGCTCCAGCCTGGACAAGAAGGGCATGGCGGTGGCCTACCGCCACGGCATCGGCGAACAGGACGAAGTCCTCGCCAGCCTCTACCACCTCGACAACAACAACGGCATCAACTACGGCATGCCGTTCATCGCACCCACCCGTGGCGCGACCAACCGCGTGCTGCTGCCGCTGGAACCCGACGCCTACTACGGCGCCGCCAGCGACCACAACAAAAGCAGCGGCACCATCGCCACGCTGGGTCACACCCACCGCTTCAGCCGCGACAGCGAGCTCAAGACGCAGGTGCGTGTGGGCCAGTTCGAGCGCGACCAGCGCTCGGGCGCCATCCGCCTGTGCACGCAGAACACCAACGCCGAAACCGGCGTGGTCACCAACCCGCAGTGCCCCACCGCCGTCAACCTGGGCAATTTCGGCGCCAACACGGTGCTGACCCGCGGCAACCACCTGAAGATTCAGGACATGGACAACGTCCATGCCCAGACCGACTTCAACACCAAGTTCGAAGGCCTGGGCTTCAAGCACGAGCTGATCGCAGGTGCCGACGTGTCGCGCGAGAAGCGCACCGTGTACGCGGCGCGCTCCGCCGCGCAAGGCGGTGTGACCATCACCAAGCCGACCACCACGGTGGGCACACCCGACGACGGCGCCTGGGTGGATGAATCCACCCGCGTGCTGCGCGTCAACAACCAGTACGTGGCACAAGGTGTTGGCGCCTATGTGCAAGACACGGTGCAGGTGGCGCCCCAGTGGAAGCTGGTGGGCGGCCTGCGCTACGACCACCTGACCGGTGACTACGACAGCTTCGGCCTGCCCAACAACGCCCCCGGCCCGGTGACCGCCGAGAGCTACCGCATGAAGGTCTCTGAAATGAGTCAGCGAGTGGGCGTGCTGTTCCAGCCCACGGCGCTGCACTCTTTCCACGCCTCGGCCGGCACCTCGTTCAACACCTCGGGTGACGCCTACTCGCTGGGCGCGTCCAACGTGGACACGCCGCCCGAGAAGAGCATCAACATGGAAATCGGTGCCAAGCTCGACTCGGCCGACAAGCGCTTCACCACGCGCCTGGCCGTGTTCCGCTCCACCAAGCTCAACGAACGCAACACCGACCCCGACCTGCCCGTCGTCACGCTCAGCGGCCGCCGCCACGTGGCCGGCTTCGAGACCGACATCTCCGGCCGCCTCACGCCCCAGTGGGAAGTGTTTGGCTCCTACATGTGGATCCCGGTGGCCCGCGTGGACAACGCGGCGCCCTGCCCCACCACGGGTGCCTGCACCCAGAGCACGCCGGGTGAACGTGTGGGCGACCGCCCTTCGCTCACGCCCGAGCACAGCGGCACGGTGTGGACCACCTACCAGCTCACGCCGAAGCTGCGCGTGGGCGCGGGCCTGAACTTCCGCAGCCAGCAGAAACCCACGCGTGTCGAGTGGAACGTGCCGTCCTACGTCACGGGTGACCTGATGGCCGAATACAAGTTCGACTTCGACCGCCTGACGCTCAAGGCCAACCTGAGCAACGTCACCAACAAGCTCTACGCCGACCAGCTCTACCCCGCGCACTACATCCCCGGTGCCGGCCGCATGCTGCAGGTGACCGCCAGCCTGAAGTTCTGACCCCGCCTCTCCGAGCGTCTCCAAACGCCGCCCCGAGCCCCCGGCCCGGGGCGGCTTTCTGACTGAAAGGGGTGCCCAACACACCCCGTCCACCCACGATGCTGATCACCCTGCCCGACATCCTCTCGCCAGACGACCTGGTCCGCGCCCGCCAGCTCTTGCTGGAGGCACCCTGGACCGACGGCCGTGACAGTGCCGGCCCGCAGGCCCGGACCGTCAAGAACAACCAGCAACTGCCGCACGACAGCCCGGCCGCACAGACCATCCGCGCGTTGGTGCTGAACGGCCTGAACCGCTCGCCGATGTTCCTCAGCGCCGCCCTGCCGCTGCGCATCTTCACGCCGCGCGTCAACCGCTACGGTGGCGAGGCCAACACCTACGGTTACCACATCGACAACGCCATCCGGCTCAAAGCCACCGGCGCCGGCGCCACCGAGCACGTGCGCACCGACGTGTCGTGCACCGTGTTCCTGAACGATCCCGACGAGTACGAAGGCGGCGAGCTGACCGTCAGCGACACCTACGGCACGCGCGGCGTCAAGCTGCCCGCCGGC
This window harbors:
- a CDS encoding Fe2+-dependent dioxygenase; amino-acid sequence: MLITLPDILSPDDLVRARQLLLEAPWTDGRDSAGPQARTVKNNQQLPHDSPAAQTIRALVLNGLNRSPMFLSAALPLRIFTPRVNRYGGEANTYGYHIDNAIRLKATGAGATEHVRTDVSCTVFLNDPDEYEGGELTVSDTYGTRGVKLPAGHAVLYPGTSLHQVTPVTRGHRVACFLWVQSMVRSDEQRRLLHELDMNILALRQQHGETDETTGLTGTYHNLLRMWAEV
- the ahpF gene encoding alkyl hydroperoxide reductase subunit F; the encoded protein is MLDATLKSQLQQYLGMLRQPIRLIASLDDSDTGTEMRGLLDDIVSLSDKVTLDTSGDDARKPSFVVARDGETQGVRFAGLPLGHEFTSLVLALLWTGGHPPKVEADVIESIKALDPGAQGDFSFEVYMSLTCHNCPDVVQALSLMAIFNPKVKTVVIEGGAFQQEVTERGIMAVPMVFLNGKVFGSGRMTVEEIVAKLDTHSGDREAAKLNAKDPFDVLIVGGGPAGAAAAVYAARKGIRVGVAAERFGGQVNDTMAIENYISVLETDGPKFAAALEAQVRHYEVDIMNLQRADRIIPAEEPGGLVAVQMANGGVLQARSVILSTGARWRNVNVPGEQEYKNKGVAYCPHCDGPLFKGKRTAVIGGGNSGVEAAIDLAGIVQHVTLVEFADQLKADAVLVSKLKSLPNVTIHVNAQTTEITGADGKVNGLKYKDRATNEEHLVPLEGVFVQIGLVPNTEFLKGTVELSRFGEIVVDAKGHTNVAGVFAAGDCTTVPYKQIVIAAGEGAKAALSAFDHLIRQPVPAEAVAA
- the ppsA gene encoding phosphoenolpyruvate synthase yields the protein MSNLFGATDLVVPFEKLRMSDVEAVGGKNASLGEMISQLPSGVKVPTGFATTAHAFREFLQYDGLTERINARLDALDTEDVRALAEAGAAIRAMVENQPFPADLEKAIREAFVTLVGDNDKATFAVRSSATAEDLPDASFAGQQETFLNVHGIDEVLHKMKEVFASLYNDRAISYRVHKGFAHADVALSAGVQRMVRSDTGAAGVMFTIDTESGFEDVVFITSSYGLGETVVQGAVNPDEFYVHKPMLKAGKRALIRRNLGSKLIQMTFTTAEEKAGDSALKGKLVKTVDVPVEQRNRYSLTDADVEQLAHYALVIEQHYGRPMDIEWGKDGTDGQLYILQARPETVKSQAAGKTEVRYKLKGKGAVLASGRAIGQKVGTGPVRLVHNISEMDKVQPGDVLVTDMTDPNWEPVMKRASAIVTNRGGRTCHAAIIARELGIPAVVGCGNATDHLKDGTLVTVSCAEGDTGHIYDGLLETEITEVKRGAMPEVDVKIMMNVGNPQLAFDFAQIPNGGVGLARLEFIINNNIGVHPKAILDYPAIDADLKKAVESVARGHASPRAFYVDKVAEGVATIAAAFWPKPVIVRLSDFKSNEYRKLVGGSRYEPDEENPMLGFRGAARYISEDFREAFAMECEALKRVREDMGLTNVQVMVPFVRTLGQAQRVTELLAEKGLKRGENELKVIMMCEIPSNAVLANEFLEFFDGFSIGSNDLTQLTLGLDRDSGLELLAKDFDERDPAVKALLKMAIGACKAQGKYVGICGQGPSDHPDFAQWLRDEGISSISLNPDSVADTWQLLASTAK
- a CDS encoding cation acetate symporter, coding for MNLFNNHTRRVLTLLALFGVSFAAWSAGADLGQAEKQATNWTAITMFALFVVGTLFITKWAAAKTKSASDFYTAGGGITGFQNGLAIAGDYMSAASFLGISAAVMASGFDGLIYSIGFLVGWPVITFLMAERLRNLGKFTFADVAAFRFNQTPVRIFAASGTLVVVAFYLIAQMVGAGQLIKLLFGLEYYIAVIIVGALMMVYVLFGGMTATTWVQIIKACLLLGGASFMAFMVLWHFGFSPEAMFAKAVEIKAALAGPAKTAALAAAEAASATATTPEAAAKAATDLATATAMDPEKIGFSIMGPGNFVKDPISAISFGMALMFGTAGLPHILMRFFTVPSAKEARKSVMWATGWIGYFYLLTFIIGFGAITFVLTNPQFLDAKGALLGGNNMAAVHLANAVGGNVFLGFISAVAFATILAVVAGLTLSGASAVSHDIYATVIKKGKADSASELRVSKITTICLGIVAVVLGIAFEKQNIAFMVSLAFAIAASANFPVLFMSVLWKDCTTKGAVIGGFLGLISSVALTIVSPSVWEATLGNPKGSAWFPYTSPALFSMTIGFVGIWLFSMLDRSERAKIDRAGFLAQQVRSETGIGASGASGH
- the ppsR gene encoding posphoenolpyruvate synthetase regulatory kinase/phosphorylase PpsR yields the protein MPNRTVFFISDGTGITAETFGNAILAQFETEVRRVRLPFLDSVDKAHQAVRQINHTAEVEGRRPLVFATVVNMEVLAVVKAHCTGMMLDMFGTFVEPLEDELGIKSNHRVGRFSDASKSKEYNDRIEAINFSLMHDDGQSHSDLAGSDVILVGVSRSGKTPTSLYLAMQHGLKASNYPLIPEDFDRRKLPPALVPHRKKIFGLTIAPERLSEIRNERRPNSRYASLENCRAEVNEAEAMMRREGIRWLSTTTKSIEEIATTILQEIRPERLAY
- a CDS encoding DUF485 domain-containing protein, which codes for MENDLVQRIASNPKYQELKAKRSSFGWWLTLAMMVVYYGFILLVAFNKEFLSQKIGTGVMTMGIPIGFGVIVFTIVITAIYVKRANTEFDELSNAVTKAVMK
- the ahpC gene encoding alkyl hydroperoxide reductase subunit C, yielding MSLINTAVQPFKTQAFHNGKFIEVSDESLKGKWSVLIFMPAAFTFNCPTEVEDAADNYAEFQKAGAEVYIVTTDTHFSHKVWHETSPAVGKAKFPLVGDPTHTLTNAFGVHIPEEGLALRGTFVINPDGIIKTAEIHSNEIARDVKETLRKLKAAQYTAANPGQVCPAKWNEGAKTIAPSLELVGKI
- a CDS encoding TonB-dependent receptor → MLPLGAMLLAGSFNALAQTAPSSPETTLPTVVVREQAMAPEGKDALQATETTIGKGKQQLRDIPQSVTVVTEKLIDDRNLDTLKEALKNTAGITFLAAEGGEEDIRLRGFALQATGDLFIDGMRDPAIYDRDTFNLDRMEVLRGSASMLFGRGSTGGAVNQVSKLPRLIDEHQVDLTLGNHKYVRATGDFNIKTGESAALRLNAMATKADNNGSGSSLDKKGMAVAYRHGIGEQDEVLASLYHLDNNNGINYGMPFIAPTRGATNRVLLPLEPDAYYGAASDHNKSSGTIATLGHTHRFSRDSELKTQVRVGQFERDQRSGAIRLCTQNTNAETGVVTNPQCPTAVNLGNFGANTVLTRGNHLKIQDMDNVHAQTDFNTKFEGLGFKHELIAGADVSREKRTVYAARSAAQGGVTITKPTTTVGTPDDGAWVDESTRVLRVNNQYVAQGVGAYVQDTVQVAPQWKLVGGLRYDHLTGDYDSFGLPNNAPGPVTAESYRMKVSEMSQRVGVLFQPTALHSFHASAGTSFNTSGDAYSLGASNVDTPPEKSINMEIGAKLDSADKRFTTRLAVFRSTKLNERNTDPDLPVVTLSGRRHVAGFETDISGRLTPQWEVFGSYMWIPVARVDNAAPCPTTGACTQSTPGERVGDRPSLTPEHSGTVWTTYQLTPKLRVGAGLNFRSQQKPTRVEWNVPSYVTGDLMAEYKFDFDRLTLKANLSNVTNKLYADQLYPAHYIPGAGRMLQVTASLKF